The proteins below are encoded in one region of Paraburkholderia aromaticivorans:
- a CDS encoding AraC family transcriptional regulator has protein sequence MNTLAHPLEPDDATLSGMLSHFRLLEPVFDAMPDVVFFVKDAEARYALVNRTLASRCGFKEKSALLGRTAEDVFPRRFGRIYTAQDKAIINVGNQMIDQLELHLYPGRQPGWCLTCKQPLRDPAGKVVGLAGISRDLKADESSHPAYSRLAAVVQSIQENYVQPLNLKQLAAMANMSVAQLERYFHKVFHLTPRQVLLKTRLDAATALLVSHDKVTDVAALCGYTDHSAFTRQFKATVGITPTEYRMLLHGTSRS, from the coding sequence ATGAACACGCTGGCTCATCCGCTCGAACCGGACGACGCAACGCTGTCCGGCATGCTGTCGCACTTCAGGCTGCTCGAGCCGGTATTCGACGCGATGCCGGACGTCGTGTTCTTCGTCAAGGACGCCGAGGCGCGCTACGCGCTGGTCAACCGCACGCTCGCGTCGCGCTGCGGCTTCAAGGAAAAGTCCGCGCTGCTCGGCCGGACCGCCGAGGACGTGTTCCCGCGCCGCTTCGGGCGCATCTACACGGCGCAGGACAAGGCGATCATTAACGTCGGCAATCAGATGATCGATCAACTGGAGCTGCATCTGTATCCCGGCCGCCAGCCGGGCTGGTGTCTGACCTGCAAACAACCGCTGCGCGATCCCGCCGGCAAAGTGGTCGGCCTCGCCGGCATTTCCCGCGATCTGAAAGCGGACGAAAGCAGCCATCCCGCCTACAGCCGCCTCGCCGCGGTCGTGCAGTCCATCCAGGAAAATTACGTCCAGCCTTTGAATCTAAAGCAGCTCGCGGCCATGGCGAATATGTCGGTCGCGCAACTGGAGCGCTACTTTCACAAAGTGTTTCATCTGACGCCGCGTCAGGTGCTGCTGAAAACCCGGCTGGACGCCGCCACGGCGCTGCTAGTTTCCCACGACAAGGTCACCGACGTCGCCGCGCTGTGCGGCTACACCGACCACAGCGCGTTCACGCGGCAGTTCAAGGCGACCGTCGGCATCACGCCGACCGAATACCGCATGCTGCTGCACGGCACTTCGCGGAGCTGA
- a CDS encoding bifunctional sugar phosphate isomerase/epimerase/4-hydroxyphenylpyruvate dioxygenase family protein has translation MQRSIATVSISGTLVEKLTAIQAAGFEGVEIFENDLLYFDGSPADVRRIAEDLGLKIMLFQPFRDFDGVSPERLERNLDRAKRKFDVMHELGTDRILVCSNVSPDTIGDDSLMTDQLGALARAAEAAGVIAGYEALAWGKHVKTYRHAWKLVNAVNHPNLGLVLDSFHTLSLDDTPDAIADIPGDRIAFVQIADAPKLAMDVLEWSRHYRCFPGQGDFDLANFTAQVMKTGYSGPLSLEIFNDGFRAAPTTITAADGHRSLLFLEEQTRALLETTQQPVGDLYRSPAAPAHVGYQFLEFAVDHATRAQLVDWLGKLRFREAGRHRSKEVTLYQHGAASIVLNAEPDSFANAFFQQHGLSLCASAFRVDDANQAFERAAGFGYAPFSGQIGPNERVLPAVQAPDSSLNYFVDETPDQPTLFEADFVLTDINGPSEVGPLSRIDHVCLSVPANSLDTWVLFLRTALGFQAEPGVLVPDPYGLVRSRALRSHDGSVRIVLNASVDHHTAVAEALHTYHGSGLNHVAFSTGDIFSAIPEFVADGLPVLRIPRNYYEDLAARYALPDETLEALRANNILYDRDERGGEFFHAYTEQLDQRFFMEIVERRGGYDGYGAANAAVRLAAQAQRRK, from the coding sequence ATGCAACGTTCGATTGCCACCGTGTCGATCAGCGGAACCCTCGTCGAGAAGCTGACCGCGATCCAGGCGGCGGGCTTCGAAGGCGTCGAGATCTTCGAGAACGATTTGCTGTATTTCGACGGCTCGCCCGCCGACGTGCGGCGCATCGCCGAAGATCTCGGGCTGAAAATCATGCTGTTTCAGCCCTTCCGCGATTTCGACGGGGTCAGCCCGGAGCGCCTCGAGCGCAATCTCGACCGCGCGAAGCGCAAGTTCGACGTGATGCATGAACTGGGCACCGACCGCATTCTGGTGTGCAGCAACGTTTCGCCCGACACCATCGGCGACGACTCGCTGATGACCGACCAGCTCGGCGCGCTGGCCCGCGCGGCGGAGGCGGCCGGCGTGATCGCGGGCTACGAAGCGCTCGCGTGGGGCAAACACGTCAAGACCTACCGGCACGCGTGGAAGCTCGTGAACGCCGTGAATCATCCGAATCTTGGGCTCGTACTCGACAGTTTCCACACCCTGTCGCTCGACGATACGCCGGACGCGATCGCCGACATTCCGGGCGACCGCATCGCCTTCGTGCAGATCGCCGATGCACCGAAGCTCGCCATGGACGTGCTCGAATGGAGCCGCCACTATCGCTGCTTCCCGGGCCAGGGCGATTTCGACCTGGCCAATTTCACGGCGCAGGTCATGAAAACGGGCTACAGCGGCCCGCTTTCGCTGGAAATTTTCAACGACGGCTTTCGCGCCGCGCCGACCACCATTACAGCTGCGGACGGTCATCGCTCGCTGCTGTTCCTCGAGGAACAGACCCGCGCGCTGCTCGAAACCACGCAGCAGCCGGTCGGCGACCTGTATCGCTCGCCCGCGGCGCCCGCGCACGTCGGCTATCAGTTTCTCGAATTCGCGGTCGACCACGCCACGCGCGCGCAACTCGTCGACTGGCTCGGCAAACTGCGGTTTCGCGAGGCGGGCCGGCATCGCTCGAAGGAAGTCACGCTGTATCAGCACGGCGCGGCCTCAATCGTGCTCAACGCCGAGCCGGATTCGTTCGCCAACGCGTTTTTCCAGCAGCACGGTTTGTCGCTGTGCGCGTCGGCGTTTCGCGTGGACGACGCCAATCAGGCGTTCGAACGCGCCGCCGGCTTCGGCTACGCGCCGTTTTCCGGGCAGATCGGCCCGAACGAGCGGGTGCTGCCCGCCGTGCAGGCGCCGGACAGCAGCCTGAACTATTTCGTCGACGAAACACCGGATCAGCCTACGTTGTTCGAGGCCGATTTCGTCCTCACCGACATCAACGGCCCGAGCGAAGTGGGGCCGCTCAGCCGTATCGACCATGTGTGCTTGTCGGTGCCGGCGAATTCGCTGGATACGTGGGTGCTGTTTCTGCGCACTGCTTTGGGCTTCCAGGCCGAGCCTGGCGTGCTGGTGCCCGATCCGTACGGTCTCGTGCGCAGCCGCGCGCTGCGCAGCCACGACGGCTCGGTGCGTATCGTGCTGAATGCCTCCGTGGACCATCACACGGCGGTAGCCGAGGCGTTGCATACCTATCACGGCTCAGGCCTGAACCACGTCGCCTTCAGCACCGGCGACATTTTCAGCGCGATTCCCGAGTTCGTCGCCGACGGCTTGCCGGTGCTGCGCATCCCGCGCAATTACTACGAGGATCTGGCCGCCCGCTACGCGTTGCCGGACGAGACGCTGGAGGCGTTGCGCGCCAATAACATCCTGTACGACCGGGACGAGCGCGGCGGCGAGTTTTTCCACGCTTACACGGAGCAACTCGACCAGCGCTTCTTCATGGAGATCGTCGAGCGGCGCGGCGGTTACGACGGCTATGGCGCGGCCAATGCCGCCGTGCGGCTCGCCGCGCAGGCGCAGCGGCGCAAGTAG
- the aroQ gene encoding type II 3-dehydroquinate dehydratase, which produces MSFASVLVLNGPNLNLLGTREPAFYGSETLDDVAKLCRDAGERLNLSIDFCQSNAEHQLIDWLHAARSKVDGIVINPAAYTHTSVAIADALTAIEKPVIEVHISNVHRREAFRHHSYVSAVADAIIIGCGTQGYVLALERMATILKDRAAK; this is translated from the coding sequence ATGAGTTTTGCGTCAGTACTGGTCCTCAATGGACCGAACCTCAATCTGCTCGGCACGCGCGAGCCGGCTTTCTATGGCTCGGAAACGCTCGACGACGTCGCGAAACTTTGCCGCGATGCGGGAGAGCGGTTGAATCTGTCGATCGACTTCTGTCAGTCGAACGCCGAGCATCAGCTGATCGACTGGCTGCATGCGGCGCGGTCCAAGGTCGACGGCATCGTGATCAATCCGGCGGCTTACACGCATACGTCGGTGGCTATCGCCGATGCGCTTACGGCAATCGAAAAGCCGGTCATCGAAGTGCATATTTCAAACGTGCATCGCCGCGAGGCGTTCCGGCATCACTCGTACGTGTCGGCGGTGGCGGACGCGATCATCATCGGTTGCGGCACGCAAGGCTATGTACTGGCGCTGGAGCGGATGGCGACCATTCTTAAGGATAGGGCGGCGAAATGA